AGCGCAACCCGAATGCCTTGATCGTCGGCAAGCAAAACAACGGAGATTGAGCCCGATGCACCGCTACCGCCAGCCGGTTCCCTTCATGCTGCTCACGCTTGCCGCCTTGTCTGCTGGCGGTTGCCTGCGCAGCACCGAACCGGCCAATTTCTACCAGCTGCAGCCGCTCACAGTGTCCCGGCAACAGCCAGCCGATGTGAGGCCGGTGGTCGTCGGCGTCGGGCCGATCAAGCTGGCTTCCTATCTGGACCGGCCCCAGATCGTGGTCGCCGAAGGGCGGAACCGGCTGCAGCTCGACGAATTCCAGCGCTGGTCGGAGCCGTTGCAGGAGAATCTGACCCGGGTCCTGGCGGAAAACCTGTCCCGCCTGCATCCGGCCGACCATGTCATCATTTATCCCTGGCATCGCAACGACGGGCCTGAGCTGCAGCTCGAAGCCCGGATCGACCGCTTCCATACCGACGGCAGCGGCGCCAGCGTCCTGGACGTCGCCTGGAGCATCTCCAGAGGCGGCGCCACCGTCTACCGCAAACGCTCGAACTACCAGGCCGCCGCACAACCGCGCGACACGGAATCGCTGGTTTCGGCGCAGAGCGAACTGCTGGCCGCCTTCGCCCGGGAGGCCGGCAGCGCCCTGGACACCTTCCGCCAACCCTGACCCCGTCCTATGCCTGCAGACCGTTTTTTCGAACGCGCCATCGGCCTCCTGACGATAGGCCTCCTGATCGCCGCCTGCATCAAGATCGTCGCGCCCTTCACCGGTGCCCTGATCTGGTCCACCATCATCGCCGTCGCCGCCTGGCCGGTATTCGAACGTCTGACCCGACGCCTGGGCGGTCGTGCCGGCATCGCCGCCACGCTGATCACCGTCGCGATCCTCCTGGTGATCGCCATGCCGGTGGCCCTGCTGATCAACTCCCTGGCCGAGCATGTACAGGGGGTCCTGCACATCACGGAGGACGTGTCATCGCTCCGCCTTCCCGGCCCGCCCGAGTGGGTGAACCGTGTTCCGCTGGTCGGACCGGAAATCGAATCGCGCTGGCTGGCGGCGGTCGAAAATCTCGAAACGACCCTGACGAAGATCCGCCCCTGGATCGGCAAGGCCGCTACCTGGACGGTCAGCCAGGGCGCCCATCTCACCTTGTCCCTGCTCGAATTCCTGCTCGCCACCGTGCTCGCCGGCTTCCTGTTCGTGCACGGGAAATCGCTCGCCGGCCTGCTCGAACGGTTTGCATCCGCCATCGCGGGAGAAAGCGGAGCGGGACTGGTGCACACCGCCGGACTGACGATTCGCAGCGTCACCATCGGAGTGATGGGAACGGCGTTGATCCAGTCGGTGCTGACCGCACTCGGTTTGCTGCTGGCGGGCGTACCGGGCGCACTGCTGCTCTGGTTTGCCAGTTTCCTGCTGGCCACGCTGCAGCTCGGCACCGCGCTGGTGTGGATTCCGGCGGCGATATGGCTGGAAATTCAGGACCAGACCGGCTGGACGATTTTTCTGGTGGTCTGGGGGTTGTTCGTCAACACCATCGACAATTTCATCAAGCCCTATCTGATTGCCCAAGGCAGCGGCACGCCGCTGGCGATCGTGTTCCTGGGCGTGATCGGCGGGATGCTGGCCTGGGGCTTCATCGGCATCTTCATCGGCTCTACCCTCCTGGCCGTGAGCCATGCGCTGCTGAAAGCCTGGCTCGATGCCAAGCGTGAACCCGGCTAGGGCCGCATCCGTCCAGCGAGCAATCCGCGGCCAGACTGGCCATCGATGTCTCCCGGCCATAACCCCGTCGCCGGGAGACCGCGTTCAGGCAAGGATCGATTCGTAGCAACCCGGAGAATATCTAGAGTGCATCGGGGAAACCTTCTGTAAAAAACCTACCCGAATGCTGTAGATTGTCTCCATTCCCTCGCCTTGGATTTGTTCAGGTGCACCGATGGTCAACTACGCAATCATCGTAACCGCCGCTCTCGCCGGCATCGTCCTGGTCGACGATGACCCCACCTCGGTATCGGTCGAGGAATGGATTCTTTTCGCCGTGATGATCTATGCCGCGTCATCTTTCATGCGGTTGTATCGGCGGTAAGCACGTCGAAACGCGCAGAGGGTACTACCGCTTTTCCAACTCCGATATCAGCCGCAACGCCTCCATGGCCTGCTTCATGGAGAGGGGTTCATCGATTCCCGGTTCGAACGCCATGCGGACGATTTCCCCCTTCATCGCGATCAGCGCCGCCTCGGCAGTCTCACCGCGCATCCCGCCGTCCGTTTCCCTTCGCCAAGCACTGCCGTCCTCTACCAGACCCAGTGCAAGCAGAAATTCCTCCGTATTCATATGGCTCCCCAGCTCAGGATCACCTTGGCCCCCGGAACGCCACCCGTCCGGATAGTCCCATCATATTCCGCTGCGGCGCCTGAATGAAGAAAACGGGGTCTGGAACCACGCCAGCGACACTGGCTCCGGTTCAAAGAAAATCAAAGAGCCGTCGGGTCGTGGCTTCAATGGATCCGGTCCGGCTGCCCGGGTGACTGCGCTGCCATTACGAGCTGCGCCAAAAGGTCATTCGCTATGGCTTCCCATTTCTGGCATGCGTCAAACAGCTTGCGGATCTGACGACGGCATTCCTCCAGTTCCAGCAGCGCGGCATCGGTCTGATCCTGGGCCTTGTCAGCCAGTTCCTGGGCGCGTTTGGCTTGTTCGGTGAACATTAGCAACGACTCCATCGCGATGCTGAGCTGCTCTCGCTCTGAAACATTGGCAACCGCATCCGGGGACAGCTTCAGCACACTCGCGAGGATTACGGCCGTGCTTTCGGTGCTCTCGGTCATGGCATTTTTCTCCATTCGGACAAAATTACGGCGGGCTCATTAACGGGGGTCACTTGCCCTAATCATCAGATAAGCAAGAATCCGTCCAGATGGCAAACCCGCCGGAATGCCCATTCCGGCCAGTTCCCACCGTGTCAGCAGCCCCACCAAGGCGCCGAAGCAAGCCTCCGTTTGTCAGCTTTCCCTCAGGTCGGACAGATAGAGAACGCGTTCTCACGGAAAACCATCGAGCCGAGACATTTCTCGAACGCCTTCGGCCGCATCTCGCGGGGGCTATGTTGCAGGATCAGGGACAAATCTCCCCGGACTTCGCCCACGATCGACAGGAACTCAACCACATTCGGCAGCCCCGCAGTCCACTTAATTGCACAGGGTTAGACCGGCGAAAGGAATCTAGACGGCGAACCTGCGGCGATCGCAGAAACTGTAGACGCATGAAAAAGCCCGCGTGGTGCGGGCTTCGTGGACGTTGGTGGACGTCCTTGGATGTTCGGATGGTGCCGGGAGTCGGAATCGAACCGACACAGTGTTTCCACTACCAGATTTTGAGTCTGGCGCGTCTACCAGTTTCGCCATCCCGGCAATCAAGATCCTTAAGTATAAGGAACTTCCAGGCTCGGCGCCAGCTCCCGTCGTTTGGCCTCCCTTGAATTCTGTTAACATGAGGCGATGTTGAAAAGTGAGTTCCATTACGACCTGCCCGAAACACTGATCGCCCAATCGCCACTGCCGGAACGGTCCAGCAGCCGCCTGCTCTGCCTCGAGGGCGCGACCGGCGCTCTGGAAGACAAGGTCTTCCGCGATCTCGAGAGGCTCTTGCGCCCGGGCGACCTTCTCGTGTTCAACGATACCCGCGTGCTCCCTGCACGCCTTTTCGGCCGCAAGGAAACCGGCGGCGCCGTGGAGATATTGCTGGAGCGACTCCTCGGCGAGCGGCTCATGCTCGCACAGGTGCGGGCCAGCAAGTCGCCGAAGCCCGGCACTTGGATTTTCCTGGAAGCAGGCCACCGGGCGATGGTGCTCGGACGCGACGGCGATCTGTTCCGTCTCGAACTGGCTGGAGAAGAACTGCTCCAGGCCGTGCTCGAGCGAATCGGCCACATGCCCCTGCCGCCCTATATCACCCGCCCCGATACGTCTGCCGATCTCGACCGCTACCAGACGGTGTACGCGGCGAGGCCGGGAGCGGTAGCCGCCCCGACGGCAGGCTTGCATTTCGATGCAGACCTGCTGGAGCGGCTCGGCGAGGCCGGCGTGGACACGGCTCGGGTGACTCTCCATGTCGGAGCCGGCACCTTCCAACCCGTGCGCGTCGAGAACCTCGAGGATCACCGCATGCACGCCGAGTATTGCGAAGTGGGGCCCGACGTGGTCGAAGCCGTGAGGCGCGCCCGCAGCCGGGACGGCCGGGTGATCGCGGTCGGTACCACTTCAATGCGCAGCCTGGAGACTGCGGCGAGTTGCGGTGAGTTGCGGCCCTATGCCGGCGACACCGCCCTGTTCATCAAGCCCGGATTCCGGTTCAACTGTGTCGATGCGCTGGTCACCAATTTTCACCTCCCGGAATCGACCTTGCTCGTCCTGGTCTGTGCCTTCGCTGGCTATCGCGAAACGCTCGCCGCCTACCGCCATGCGGTTAGTCAGTCCTATCGCTTTTTCAGCTACGGCGACGCGATGTTCGTAAGCCCGAAAGAGCCCGCGGCCGGCCGATGACGACAGAATTCGCGCCGAATTTCGTCCTGCACGAACGCCTTGCGCAGGATTGCCTTCTGCTCGGCCGGTTCCCTCTCTGCCGGCTGCTGCGGATGAATGACAGCAGCTATCCTTGGTTCATCTTGGTGCCGGAGCGCGCCGGCATCCGCGAGGTCTACCAACTCGCCGAGCCGGACCGCGTCCGTCTCTGGGAGGAATCGGCCGAACTATCGACACTGCTGGCCGACATCTACCGGCCGGACAAGCTCAATGTCGCCGCGATCGGCAACCTGGTACCGCAGCTGCACATTCACCACATCGTGCGATACCGGGACGACCGCGCCTGGCCGGGCGTGGTATGGGGCCGTTTCGATCCCGTGCCCTACGCCGACCCCTTCGATGGCAGACTGCGGGAACTGCTGGAACGGTTGCCCCGGTTCGCGGCGAATCCGCTGCCGTGAACTGCCGGCCGGGCTGCGGCGCCTGCTGCATCGCCATCTCGATTTCCAGTCCGATACCGGGTATGCCCCAGGGCAAAGCCGCCGGGGTTCCCTGCGTCCAACTCCGCGACAACATGGAGTGTGCCATCTTCGGAAAACCCGAGCGTCCCGGCTGTTGTTCCGGCCTTCAGCCTTCAGCCGAAATGTGTGGAGACGACCACCTGTATGCCATGGCTTCGCTGGCATGGCTCGAGCGGGCCACTCTGCCCGCCTGTAAGGATTGATCCCGCGAGATGCCTTGAGCAACGCTCCCCCGCATGGGCTAACATAGTCCCAGGGAGTTCCCCGTTGCCAGGGAGCAAATCGTGAGAATGAGGCCGTTCGTTCCGGGTATACAACGAGGCGCGGTATTACTCCTGTTGACCTTGGTGGAACTGGCCTCGCCGTCCGGGGTTTCGGCTGGCGCCTGGGAGGGCTATGGCCGCAGCGTGCCCAAGCCCCGCTATGAACAGGACGAAGGAGCGAATTTTCAGTATAGATTCGGTGTGCACGAAGCCTTTACGCCCTACCGGGACCCGGACAGGAGCGAAGCCGAATCCCTGCCCGATCCGCTGCTCGATCCCGCCTTCAGCAGCTACCGGCTGATCGTCATCGTCAACAAAGCCGACGACGCGTTCTGGGGCAGAAGCCAGACCCTGCGGGTCTACCGGCGGGGAGAGGGGCTCATCTACTACTGGCTGATATCCACCGGCATCCCCGGATTCGAAACGCCTTCCGGCTATTTCATCCCCCAGGGCTTCTCTTACCGGCATTGGTCCGGCCCTTACGATGCGCCGATGCTCTGGTCGGTGTTCTTCACCGGCGGTGTTTCCCTGCATTCCTCGCTGGATCGCGATGCGCTGTACCAGTTGGGGCGGGCCGCCGACTCGCACGGCTGCGTTCATGTCGAGGACCATCGCGCCGAGGAACTCTACCATCTCGTCGGCCAGAGCGGATACGGCTTGATCGACCAGATCGGCCGTCATAACGGGCGCCCTGTGCGAGCGGGAAAAGCCCGGAAAAAAATCAGTGGCTACCGGACGCTCATCATCGTTGCACCGACGGCGCACTATTCACAGGCCGGCGAAATCTCCGATTCCAGCCAGCCCGAGGAACCCGCAGAACCCGCCGGCGCCGTGCAGGCGCCGCCCGAACCCGACGCGCGGGACACGCCCGACCCGCCGGCAAACTATCTCGACCTCTTCTGAAAACAAAGAGGCCGCGCAAGGCGGCCTCCGGGAAGCGGGACGGCTCCGACTCAGGGCCGGTTATCGACCAGCCCTTCCTTCTCGGGCAGCAGCAGATCGGCCCGGCTTACGCCCAGCGCCAGCACGACGGGGCAGGCGACCAGCACCGAGGAATAGATGCCGAATACGATGCCGATGGTCAGCGCCAGGGCGAAGTTGTGCAGGGCGTCGCCGCCGAAAAAGAACATCGCCAGCACCATCAGCTGCGTCATGGAATGGGTGATGATGGTGCGGGACATGGTGGCGGTGATGGCGTTGTCGATGACCTCCGTCACCGCCGCCTTGCGCATCTTGCGGAAGTTCTCCCGGACCCGGTCGAACACCACCACGGACTCGTTCACCGAGTAGCCCAGGATAGCGAGCACGCCGGCAAGCACGCTGAGCGTGAATTCCCACTCGAAGAAGGCGAACATCCCCAGGATGATGACGATGTCGTGCATGTTGGCGATCATCGCCGCGACGGCGAACCGCCAGGCGAACCGCATCGCCAGATAGGCCATGATGCCGGCGGCCACCAGCATGAGCGCCAGTCCACCGCTTTCATACATTTCCTTGCCGACCTGCGGCCCGACGAACTCGACGCGCTTGAGTTCGGCCGTCCCGTCCTGGGCCTTGAGCGCCGAGAATATCTGGTCGCTCTGCCTGGCGCCGGTATCCTCTTGCAGCGGCAGGCGAATCAGGACGTCGCGGGAAGTGCCGAAATTCTGCACGGCGGCTTCGGCGATCTGTTGCTCCTCCAGCGTCTTGCGTATCGCTTCGAGGTCGGCGGGCTGGGCATAGCGGACTTCCATCAGGATGCCGCCGGTGAAGTCGATGCCCAGGTTGAGGCCTTTGAACCCCAATGCCAGGACCGCGAGAATGAAGGTCACCAAGGAGATGGTCGTTGTGAGCCTCCCGTAGCGCATGAAAGGGATGTCACGCTTGATCTTGAAGAATTCCATGGCTGCTATCCTCAGACTGCGATCTTGACCAGCTTGCGCTGCCGGCCATAGGTGAAGTTGACCAGCGCCCTGGACACCAGAACGGCGCTGAACATGGAGGTCAGGATGCCAATGCACAGTACCAGCGCGAAGCCGCGCACGGGACCTGCGCCCAGCAGGAACAGGGCGACGCCGGCCACGAAGGTCGTGACGTTGGAGTCCAGAATCGTGGCGAAAGCGCGTTCATAGCCTGCATGGATGGCGGCGTGGGGCGTGCTTCCCACCCGCAGTTCCTCGCGGATGCGTTCGTTGATGAGCACGTTCGCGTCGATAGCCATGCCCACGGTCAGAGCGATACCGGCCAAACCCGGCAGAGTCAGGGTTGCCTGCAGCAGGGAGAGCACGGCGACCAACAGAAGTACGTTCGTACCCAGCGCCAGGATGGAGAACATGCCGAACGCCCGGTAATAGAGAATCATGAACACCGCGATGGCGATGAACCCGTAGCCGTTGGACTTGACGCCGCGGTCGATGTTTTCCTTGCCCATGCTGGGGCCGACGGTGCGCTCCTCGACGATGTCCACCGGCGCGGCCAGGGCGCCCGCCCGCAGCAAGAGGGCCAGGTTCCGCGCCTCCTCGGTGCTGTCCAGGCCGGTGATCTGGAAGCGCTTGCTGAAGCGGTCGCGGATGGTGGCGATGTTGATGACTTCTTCGACCTTCTTCTTGGTCGTCACCTTCTGGCCATTGACCTCTTTAGTCTCGGACTTGTTCTCGATGTAGACCACCGCCATGGCGCGGCCGACATTTTCGCGGGTGGTGTCGCCCATCTTCTTGGCGCCCACGCTGTTGAGCGTGACGTAGACCGCAGGCTGGCCACCCTGCTGGTCGATGCCGGAAGCCGCGTCCACGACCTGATCGCCGGTGACGATGATCTTGCGTTCGAGCAGGACCGGACGGTTCTGGCGGTCGCGATAGAGGTGCGAGCCCAAGGGCGCTTTCTCGCCCTCGGCCGGCACCGGATGTTCGTTGTCGACGAGCCGGAACTCCAGGGTCGCCGTGGCGCCGAGAATTTCCTTGGCCCGCGCGGTGTCCTGGACGCCGGGCAACTGGACCACGATGCGATCCTCACCCTGCTGCTGGATCACGGGCTCGGCCACGCCGAGTTCGTTGACGCGGTTGCGCAGCGTCGTCGTGTTCTGGGCCACGGCGAAGCGCTTGATCTCACGCCGCTCGACTTCGGACAAGCGCCCTTCGAGCAGATTTTCGCTATCCTTGACGTCGATTTGTAACCCGCGCAGTTCGCGCTTCAGCAGTACCTGCGCCTGCGACAGGGTATTGGAATCCGGCAGCCGGACCTGGATCACACCGTTCTGTTTTTCCACCGACTGGTAACGGATCTTGTTTTCGCGCAGCAGGCTGCGGGCGTCTTCCGCGTAGCGGTCTTCCGCCTGCTTGACCGCGGCGTCCATGTCGACCTGCAGCAGGAAATGCACGCCGCCCCGCAAGTCGAGGCCCAGATACATGGGCTTGGCGCCAAACGCGCGCAGCCAGGACGGCGTCGACGGCGCCAAGTTCAGAGCCACGGTGTAGGCCTCCCCCAGTTTCTCGTTCAGCACGTCGGATGCCTTGAGCTGCGAATCGGTATCGCTGAACCGGATCAGCATCCGCTTGTCGGCCATCTCTAAGGCTTTTGCCTTGAGCCCGACGGCATCCAGCAGGCCCTGCACCTGCACCTTCAGGCTGTCGTCGACTTTCGCCGCACGAACCGCCGACAACTGAACGGATGGGTCTTCACCGAAAAAATTGGGCAGCGCGTAAATGATCCCGAGGATCAACACGGCTGCGACCATCAGGTTTTTCCATAAGGGAAAACGGTTTCGCATGCTCGGAACCTATTTGGAAACGGGAGTATCCGGCGGATTGGCACATCCGCCGGAGAGGCGGGTTTACTTGGATTCGGGTTTGCGCTTGGCCGCTTTGTAAGTGCCCTTGGGCATGAGCGAGGCCACGGCGTTGCGCTGTACGCAGATCTGGACGTTTTCGGCCACTTCCAGCGTGACGAAATTATCGTCGACCTCGACCACCCGGCCCAGAACCCCCCCCGTCGTGACCACTTCAACCCCCTTGACGAGCGACTGCAGCAGCTTCTTGTGTTCCCTCTGGCGGCGGTTCTGCGGCAGCACGAACAGCAGGAAGAACACGGCAAGAACGGCCATGGGCAGAATCAAACCCGCGGCCCCGGGTTCCTGCGCCGCTGGAGCGGCCTCCGCCAAGGCGTCGGCAATAAAGAAACTCATGGTCAACCTCTAGTTCTTATTTGACGAATTCAAAGTTGCGCATTATCACACAAATGCGTTACCCGTGGAGCGGAGGGCATGGAATCGCTCGACGAACCGCTCGAGGGTTCGTTCCTCGATGGCAGCCCGCAGACCTGCCATCAGTTCCTGGTAATAGAACAGGTTGTGGATGGTGTTCAGACGCGCCCCGAGAATCTCGCCACAACGGTCGAGATGGCGCAGATAGGCACGGGAATAGTGACGGCAGGTGTAGCAGCCGCACTCCTCGTCAATCGGCCGCAGATCGTCCCGATACTGGGCGTTGCGGATACGGACCGCCCCGAAGCGGGTGAAAAGATGGCCGTTGCGTGCATTGCGGGTCGGCAGCACGCAGTCGAACATGTCGATGCCGCGCGTCACCGCGTTGACGATGTCTTCCGGCGTGCCCACCCCCATCAAATAACGAGGACGCTCGGCGGGCATCTGCGGCATCAGCGCCTCCAGTACCCGCTGGCGGTCCTCCTTGGGCTCTCCAACCGAAAGGCCGCCGATCGCGTAGCCGTCGAAGCCGATCTCCTGCAAACCCGCGATCGAACGGGCCCGCAGGTCTTCGTACATGCCGCCCTGGACGATGCCGAACAGGGCGGAAGGGTTATCCGCGTGCGCCGCCTTGCTGCGCTCCGCCCAGCGCAGGGAGAGTTCCATCGAGCCGCGCGCCTCGCCGTATTCCGCCGGGTATGGCGTACATTCATCGAAGATCATCACGATGTCCGAGCCCAGCGCGCGCTGGACGGCCATGGACTCTTCCGGCCCCATGAAGACGGGGCTCCCGTCGATGGGCGAGCGAAACAGCACGCCCTGCTCGCTGATCTTGCGCATCGCACCCAGGCTGAACACCTGGAAGCCGCCCGAGTCGGTAAGGATCGGTCCGTCCCAGTGCATGAACCCGTGCAGGTCGCCGTGGGCCCGGATGATGTCCACGCCCGGACGCAGCATCAGATGGAAGGTATTGCCGAGGATGATCTCCGCCCCGCTGTCACGCAGCTCCTCGGGTGTCATGGCCTTGACCGTGCCGTAGGTGCCCACCGGCATGAAAGCCGGCGTCTGCACGCGGCCGCGCGGAAACGAAAGCTCACCCCGGCGAGCCGGACCGTCGCAGCATTTGACAGCGAATTCCATGGATTCTCTGGCCAGAATGAAAAAAGCCGGCCTGAACGTAAACGCGTCAAGGCCGGCTTTAGGGATCTTCAAATTGGTGCCGATGGTCGGACTTGAACCGACACGACTTGCGTCACCACCCCCTCAAGATGGCGTGTCTACCAATTCCACCACATCGGCAGGCTGTTCGGGAACGGACGTTATTGTGCAGGCGGTGCCGGCACGTCGGATCCGCTCTTGGCGGGCTCCGGAGCCACCACTGGCATGTCCGGCTGGGACTGCTGGGCAGCGGGAACGTCCATAATGTCGAGCCGCTTATTATCCACATGCCCAGACAGATAAGCAAGCGTCAGGCTCGTTCCAAAAAACAGGGTGGCCAGAATGGCCGTGGTCCGCGACAGGAAGGACGCCGCGCCGCGCGCGCCGAACAGGCTGCCGGACGAGCCTCCGCCGAAACCGGCACCGGCATCCGCCCCGCGCCCCTGTTGCAGCAGCACCAGCCCAACGATACTCAAGGCGAGCAAAACATGAAAGACAGTCAACGCTTGAATCATAAAAAGCACCTAAACTGAAACTGAATGACAGATCGACAGAAATGCCCGCGCATCGAGCGAGGCGCCGCCGATCAGGCCACCATCGATATCGGGCATCGCAAACAATTCGGCGGAATTCTCGGGCTTCACGCTTCCACCATAAATAATCTGTACCGCTTGAGCCACCTCCGGATTCCACCGGGCGATCAAGCTCCGGATGTGATAGTGCACTTCCTGAGCTTGGCCGGTGGTCGCGCTGCGCCCCGTCCCCACCGCCCAGACCGGCTCGTACGCAATCACCGCGTGCTCCAGGGACTGGACGCCGGCGAATTCGAACAC
This portion of the Methylococcus mesophilus genome encodes:
- the tgt gene encoding tRNA guanosine(34) transglycosylase Tgt, which produces MEFAVKCCDGPARRGELSFPRGRVQTPAFMPVGTYGTVKAMTPEELRDSGAEIILGNTFHLMLRPGVDIIRAHGDLHGFMHWDGPILTDSGGFQVFSLGAMRKISEQGVLFRSPIDGSPVFMGPEESMAVQRALGSDIVMIFDECTPYPAEYGEARGSMELSLRWAERSKAAHADNPSALFGIVQGGMYEDLRARSIAGLQEIGFDGYAIGGLSVGEPKEDRQRVLEALMPQMPAERPRYLMGVGTPEDIVNAVTRGIDMFDCVLPTRNARNGHLFTRFGAVRIRNAQYRDDLRPIDEECGCYTCRHYSRAYLRHLDRCGEILGARLNTIHNLFYYQELMAGLRAAIEERTLERFVERFHALRSTGNAFV
- the secG gene encoding preprotein translocase subunit SecG; this encodes MIQALTVFHVLLALSIVGLVLLQQGRGADAGAGFGGGSSGSLFGARGAASFLSRTTAILATLFFGTSLTLAYLSGHVDNKRLDIMDVPAAQQSQPDMPVVAPEPAKSGSDVPAPPAQ
- the queA gene encoding tRNA preQ1(34) S-adenosylmethionine ribosyltransferase-isomerase QueA, with translation MLKSEFHYDLPETLIAQSPLPERSSSRLLCLEGATGALEDKVFRDLERLLRPGDLLVFNDTRVLPARLFGRKETGGAVEILLERLLGERLMLAQVRASKSPKPGTWIFLEAGHRAMVLGRDGDLFRLELAGEELLQAVLERIGHMPLPPYITRPDTSADLDRYQTVYAARPGAVAAPTAGLHFDADLLERLGEAGVDTARVTLHVGAGTFQPVRVENLEDHRMHAEYCEVGPDVVEAVRRARSRDGRVIAVGTTSMRSLETAASCGELRPYAGDTALFIKPGFRFNCVDALVTNFHLPESTLLVLVCAFAGYRETLAAYRHAVSQSYRFFSYGDAMFVSPKEPAAGR
- a CDS encoding HIT domain-containing protein yields the protein MTTEFAPNFVLHERLAQDCLLLGRFPLCRLLRMNDSSYPWFILVPERAGIREVYQLAEPDRVRLWEESAELSTLLADIYRPDKLNVAAIGNLVPQLHIHHIVRYRDDRAWPGVVWGRFDPVPYADPFDGRLRELLERLPRFAANPLP
- a CDS encoding AI-2E family transporter is translated as MPADRFFERAIGLLTIGLLIAACIKIVAPFTGALIWSTIIAVAAWPVFERLTRRLGGRAGIAATLITVAILLVIAMPVALLINSLAEHVQGVLHITEDVSSLRLPGPPEWVNRVPLVGPEIESRWLAAVENLETTLTKIRPWIGKAATWTVSQGAHLTLSLLEFLLATVLAGFLFVHGKSLAGLLERFASAIAGESGAGLVHTAGLTIRSVTIGVMGTALIQSVLTALGLLLAGVPGALLLWFASFLLATLQLGTALVWIPAAIWLEIQDQTGWTIFLVVWGLFVNTIDNFIKPYLIAQGSGTPLAIVFLGVIGGMLAWGFIGIFIGSTLLAVSHALLKAWLDAKREPG
- the secF gene encoding protein translocase subunit SecF gives rise to the protein MEFFKIKRDIPFMRYGRLTTTISLVTFILAVLALGFKGLNLGIDFTGGILMEVRYAQPADLEAIRKTLEEQQIAEAAVQNFGTSRDVLIRLPLQEDTGARQSDQIFSALKAQDGTAELKRVEFVGPQVGKEMYESGGLALMLVAAGIMAYLAMRFAWRFAVAAMIANMHDIVIILGMFAFFEWEFTLSVLAGVLAILGYSVNESVVVFDRVRENFRKMRKAAVTEVIDNAITATMSRTIITHSMTQLMVLAMFFFGGDALHNFALALTIGIVFGIYSSVLVACPVVLALGVSRADLLLPEKEGLVDNRP
- a CDS encoding YkgJ family cysteine cluster protein, with protein sequence MGPFRSRALRRPLRWQTAGTAGTVAPVRGESAAVNCRPGCGACCIAISISSPIPGMPQGKAAGVPCVQLRDNMECAIFGKPERPGCCSGLQPSAEMCGDDHLYAMASLAWLERATLPACKD
- the secD gene encoding protein translocase subunit SecD; translation: MRNRFPLWKNLMVAAVLILGIIYALPNFFGEDPSVQLSAVRAAKVDDSLKVQVQGLLDAVGLKAKALEMADKRMLIRFSDTDSQLKASDVLNEKLGEAYTVALNLAPSTPSWLRAFGAKPMYLGLDLRGGVHFLLQVDMDAAVKQAEDRYAEDARSLLRENKIRYQSVEKQNGVIQVRLPDSNTLSQAQVLLKRELRGLQIDVKDSENLLEGRLSEVERREIKRFAVAQNTTTLRNRVNELGVAEPVIQQQGEDRIVVQLPGVQDTARAKEILGATATLEFRLVDNEHPVPAEGEKAPLGSHLYRDRQNRPVLLERKIIVTGDQVVDAASGIDQQGGQPAVYVTLNSVGAKKMGDTTRENVGRAMAVVYIENKSETKEVNGQKVTTKKKVEEVINIATIRDRFSKRFQITGLDSTEEARNLALLLRAGALAAPVDIVEERTVGPSMGKENIDRGVKSNGYGFIAIAVFMILYYRAFGMFSILALGTNVLLLVAVLSLLQATLTLPGLAGIALTVGMAIDANVLINERIREELRVGSTPHAAIHAGYERAFATILDSNVTTFVAGVALFLLGAGPVRGFALVLCIGILTSMFSAVLVSRALVNFTYGRQRKLVKIAV
- a CDS encoding L,D-transpeptidase; translation: MRPFVPGIQRGAVLLLLTLVELASPSGVSAGAWEGYGRSVPKPRYEQDEGANFQYRFGVHEAFTPYRDPDRSEAESLPDPLLDPAFSSYRLIVIVNKADDAFWGRSQTLRVYRRGEGLIYYWLISTGIPGFETPSGYFIPQGFSYRHWSGPYDAPMLWSVFFTGGVSLHSSLDRDALYQLGRAADSHGCVHVEDHRAEELYHLVGQSGYGLIDQIGRHNGRPVRAGKARKKISGYRTLIIVAPTAHYSQAGEISDSSQPEEPAEPAGAVQAPPEPDARDTPDPPANYLDLF
- the yajC gene encoding preprotein translocase subunit YajC, whose translation is MSFFIADALAEAAPAAQEPGAAGLILPMAVLAVFFLLFVLPQNRRQREHKKLLQSLVKGVEVVTTGGVLGRVVEVDDNFVTLEVAENVQICVQRNAVASLMPKGTYKAAKRKPESK
- a CDS encoding PqiC family protein — protein: MHRYRQPVPFMLLTLAALSAGGCLRSTEPANFYQLQPLTVSRQQPADVRPVVVGVGPIKLASYLDRPQIVVAEGRNRLQLDEFQRWSEPLQENLTRVLAENLSRLHPADHVIIYPWHRNDGPELQLEARIDRFHTDGSGASVLDVAWSISRGGATVYRKRSNYQAAAQPRDTESLVSAQSELLAAFAREAGSALDTFRQP